In Anaerolineales bacterium, the following proteins share a genomic window:
- a CDS encoding YtxH domain-containing protein, with protein MKRMFGFLIGIFVGSLVGSTIALLMAPESGEELRGMIRARGENFFNDVRHAADERRIELRHRLEEMRAPREG; from the coding sequence ATGAAACGCATGTTTGGCTTTTTGATCGGAATCTTTGTCGGCAGTCTCGTCGGTTCGACGATAGCGCTGTTGATGGCGCCCGAATCGGGCGAAGAATTGCGCGGAATGATCCGCGCGCGCGGCGAGAATTTCTTCAACGACGTGCGCCACGCGGCGGACGAGCGTCGCATCGAGTTGCGTCACAGATTGGAGGAGATGCGCGCGCCGAGGGAGGGATAA